One Paenibacillus sp. FSL W8-0186 genomic window carries:
- a CDS encoding UDP-N-acetylmuramoyl-L-alanyl-D-glutamate--2,6-diaminopimelate ligase, whose protein sequence is MLLTELATYLIASRIHGNKETACAGIAIDSRQVNAGDLFVCLPGHTVDGHDFAPEAARRGAVALVVERYLEHVDLPQLQVKDSRLAMAILSNVFYRTPSSRLKVIGVTGTNGKTTTTYLIERILADQGSNTGLIGTIERKYGGQTFPMPGTTPESLDLQRYLAEMVQSDVDYCVMEVSSHALEQGRVKGTRFRTAIFTNLTQDHLDYHHTMEEYRAAKGLFFSRLGNIYEEDPDLRSYAVINADDPASVYFAQQTAAEVITYGVEHAADIRASDIAITARGTTFHVDTFQGSTDITLRMVGKFNVYNALAAIAAALLEGVPLNRIKESLEAVKGVDGRVEAVDEGQPFAVIVDYAHTPDGLENVLRTVGEFAQGRVICVFGCGGDRDRTKRPVMGKIAARYAQHVIVTSDNPRTEDPVAILNDIAFGLVEDGVDQKRYELVVDRREAIRKAIEMASNEDVVLIAGKGHETYQLIGTEVHDFDDRIVAKEAIRGLNK, encoded by the coding sequence ATGCTGCTGACAGAGCTGGCTACATATTTAATAGCATCGAGAATACATGGTAATAAAGAGACGGCGTGCGCGGGTATCGCCATCGATTCCCGGCAAGTGAACGCTGGCGACCTGTTCGTCTGCCTGCCGGGTCATACGGTGGATGGGCATGATTTTGCCCCGGAAGCCGCTCGGCGGGGAGCTGTTGCGCTGGTTGTAGAGCGGTATTTGGAGCATGTCGATCTGCCTCAGCTGCAGGTGAAGGACAGCAGACTGGCGATGGCGATATTAAGCAATGTATTCTACCGGACGCCGAGCTCGCGCCTAAAAGTTATCGGTGTGACCGGGACGAACGGTAAGACGACAACGACTTATCTCATTGAACGTATTCTTGCGGATCAGGGCAGCAATACGGGGCTGATTGGCACGATTGAACGGAAATACGGGGGGCAAACCTTCCCGATGCCGGGAACGACGCCGGAGTCATTGGATCTGCAGCGTTATTTAGCTGAAATGGTGCAAAGCGATGTAGATTATTGCGTTATGGAGGTATCCTCACATGCGCTTGAACAGGGAAGGGTCAAAGGCACGCGTTTCCGTACCGCCATATTTACGAATTTGACGCAGGATCATTTGGATTACCATCATACGATGGAAGAATATCGCGCCGCCAAAGGACTGTTCTTCTCACGGCTTGGAAATATCTATGAGGAAGATCCTGATCTGCGCAGCTATGCTGTGATAAATGCAGACGACCCGGCTTCCGTTTATTTCGCACAGCAAACGGCGGCCGAGGTCATTACTTACGGCGTTGAGCATGCGGCCGATATCCGGGCATCGGACATCGCCATTACGGCTCGGGGGACTACATTCCATGTTGATACGTTTCAGGGCAGCACCGATATTACGCTTCGGATGGTGGGCAAATTTAATGTGTACAATGCTCTGGCAGCGATAGCCGCTGCTTTGCTTGAGGGTGTTCCGCTGAATCGTATCAAAGAGAGCCTGGAGGCTGTAAAAGGGGTGGACGGCCGGGTTGAGGCTGTGGATGAAGGGCAGCCGTTTGCGGTCATTGTCGATTATGCCCATACGCCCGACGGGCTCGAAAACGTGCTGCGCACGGTAGGGGAGTTTGCCCAAGGACGGGTTATCTGCGTATTTGGCTGCGGCGGGGACCGCGACCGGACGAAACGGCCCGTCATGGGGAAAATAGCTGCCCGATATGCGCAGCATGTCATCGTTACATCTGATAATCCGCGTACGGAGGATCCTGTGGCGATCTTGAATGACATTGCGTTCGGGCTTGTGGAGGACGGTGTCGACCAGAAGCGCTATGAGCTGGTTGTCGACCGGCGGGAGGCGATCCGGAAGGCTATTGAAATGGCAAGCAATGAAGATGTAGTATTGATTGCGGGGAAAGGTCATGAGACCTATCAACTGATCGGCACGGAAGTGCATGACTTCGACGATCGGATCGTTGCCAAAGAAGCGATAAGGGGCTTAAACAAGTGA
- a CDS encoding stage V sporulation protein D has protein sequence MKVSKITIRRRLLLLLLLLVMLFAALVIRLAYVQLGQGAELSAKAEDSWRRNIPFSAKRGEISDRNGVTLAYNITTPTVMAIPVQIKDPKATARSLAPLLGMSEEQILKTITKRQSIVRLQPGGRKITMDKGQQIRDLALPGIVVAEDNKRYYPYGGLAAHILGFTGSYNQGLTGVEQKYDSQLNGMSGSISYLSDAGGRLMPGSSEKYVEPKDGLNLQLTIDKTIQSIMERELDQAMARLQANSAISIAMDPNSGEILAMASRPGYDPGNYQEYTAEVYNRNLPIWMTYEPGSTFKIITLAAALEEKKVNLNEGFFDPGFIKVAGASLRCWKRGGHGSQTFLQVVENSCNPGFVTLGQRLGKETLFKYIKDFGFGSKTGIDLSGEENGILFKLSQVGPVELATTSFGQGVSVTPIQQITAVSAAINGGKLYKPHVTKSWTNPDTGQIVDEVEPTVVRQVISEATSKQVRSALESVVANGTGGNAFIDGYRVGGKTGTAQKVVNGRYSTSEHIVSFIGFAPADDPKIVVYTAVDNPQGIQFGGVVAAPIVRNILTDALEYMEVPPRKDQMTKKYKYGETKIVTVPDLIGHSVQEIYEDLNMNFSLAKSGVGNIVINQAPKPGTRVESGSTIRIYMGQESEAGIEHDHSE, from the coding sequence ATGAAAGTATCCAAGATTACCATCAGGCGAAGACTGCTGCTTCTGCTGCTGCTGCTGGTTATGCTATTTGCGGCCCTGGTTATCAGGCTCGCTTACGTACAGCTAGGACAAGGAGCGGAGTTGTCGGCTAAAGCGGAGGACTCCTGGCGGCGCAATATCCCTTTCTCGGCTAAACGGGGGGAAATCAGCGATCGCAACGGGGTTACGCTCGCCTATAATATAACTACGCCAACGGTCATGGCGATTCCGGTGCAAATCAAGGACCCGAAGGCTACTGCGCGCAGCTTGGCGCCGCTGCTCGGGATGAGTGAAGAACAGATTCTCAAAACGATCACGAAGCGACAATCGATAGTCAGGCTGCAGCCCGGCGGACGCAAAATTACGATGGATAAAGGACAGCAAATTCGTGATTTGGCTCTCCCGGGTATTGTTGTTGCTGAGGATAACAAAAGGTATTATCCTTATGGAGGGCTGGCTGCCCACATTCTTGGTTTTACCGGCAGCTACAATCAAGGACTGACCGGTGTCGAGCAGAAATACGACAGCCAGCTGAACGGGATGAGCGGCAGTATCTCGTATTTGTCCGACGCGGGCGGCAGGCTGATGCCGGGCTCGTCTGAGAAATACGTTGAGCCGAAGGATGGGCTTAATTTGCAGCTTACGATCGATAAGACGATTCAGAGCATCATGGAACGGGAGCTCGATCAGGCGATGGCCAGGTTGCAGGCGAATTCGGCGATTTCTATCGCGATGGATCCCAATAGCGGAGAAATACTGGCTATGGCCTCTCGCCCGGGATATGACCCGGGAAATTATCAGGAATACACCGCCGAGGTGTACAACCGCAACCTGCCGATCTGGATGACTTATGAGCCGGGGTCAACATTTAAGATCATTACCCTGGCAGCGGCTTTGGAGGAGAAGAAAGTCAATCTTAACGAAGGTTTCTTTGATCCAGGCTTTATTAAAGTAGCCGGCGCCTCGCTTCGCTGCTGGAAAAGGGGCGGTCATGGAAGCCAGACCTTCCTGCAGGTCGTGGAAAATTCCTGCAACCCGGGATTTGTAACGCTTGGACAGCGGCTCGGCAAAGAGACTCTGTTCAAGTACATTAAGGATTTCGGCTTTGGCAGCAAAACGGGGATCGACTTGAGCGGGGAAGAGAACGGCATTTTGTTCAAGCTTTCTCAGGTAGGTCCCGTAGAGCTGGCGACGACATCATTCGGGCAAGGGGTCTCGGTTACGCCGATCCAGCAGATTACAGCGGTGTCGGCGGCCATTAACGGCGGCAAGCTATATAAGCCCCATGTGACGAAATCATGGACCAATCCCGACACCGGCCAGATTGTCGACGAGGTAGAGCCGACTGTTGTCCGGCAGGTCATTTCCGAGGCGACTTCAAAGCAAGTAAGGAGCGCACTGGAGAGCGTCGTCGCGAACGGCACAGGGGGCAACGCTTTTATCGACGGCTACCGAGTCGGCGGCAAGACGGGAACGGCCCAGAAGGTGGTGAATGGCCGTTATTCGACAAGCGAGCATATCGTTTCGTTTATCGGCTTTGCCCCTGCAGACGATCCGAAAATCGTTGTATACACCGCAGTCGACAATCCTCAAGGCATTCAATTCGGGGGCGTTGTCGCTGCGCCCATCGTCCGCAATATATTGACCGATGCCTTGGAGTACATGGAAGTCCCTCCCCGTAAGGATCAGATGACAAAGAAGTACAAATACGGAGAAACGAAAATCGTAACTGTTCCCGATTTGATCGGGCATAGCGTACAGGAAATCTACGAGGACTTGAACATGAACTTCTCCTTGGCTAAATCAGGGGTTGGCAATATCGTCATTAATCAGGCGCCGAAGCCGGGAACGCGGGTGGAGAGCGGTTCAACCATCCGGATTTACATGGGCCAAGAATCCGAGGCTGGTATCGAGCATGACCATAGTGAATAA
- a CDS encoding penicillin-binding transpeptidase domain-containing protein codes for MIKRIKLRTLLIGGVITLFFAVLMGKVFWIQVVEADFWQDYAEKVWSKKKTIPASRGKIIDRNGDILAVDAPAYTVAINPKLIHEAGIQEDIVKGLHDILGKKEDELRELVNAKNEDGEFYRQREVRREGWKVDQDVKEQVEKLRDDLMKEHELEDVGIILIKDQKRYYPKNSLAAHVLGYVNREGEAVQGTGIEAYYDEELRGQDGSLEYKSDGRGIEIPKASEIFTPAKNGKDLQLTIDYTIQYYIEEAMREAFAELKPISMTVVAVDPKTMEILGMANMPTYNPNEYWKGVDQKNFYNHAIKSVYEPGSTFKIVTLAGAVQEGMFNPNESFMSGSIRVPGQTIHDVKRSGWGAISYLEGVKRSSNVAFVKLGYEKLGPDLLKEYVDNFGFGQKTGIELPGEAKGLVSPVYQADYAAMSYGHGQLLVTPVQQLVAVAAVANGGKLMEPHIVKSITDPHTGETVTTQPKVIRQVISPEKAKEVSGYLEQVVSDLKIGTGRHAYIDGYRIAGKTGTAVKAAKGGYDYTKQVVSFVGYAPVDDPKIAILVLIDEPSNSELGGGTAAGPIVKKILNQVLQYMGVPKQIDKAANSSVTTTGAKAPELSGLGVQEAKDLLAGKGISYATLGNGSKVVSQFPKAGTHMKPGQHMYILTEEGQHLNIPNVKGQSLRDALELLSVLQVAVRTVGEGFVVDQQVTEVQGQRQVTLVLEPLSKEGDQEAAGEDASGQNEDGDDKNETDSGESGEPSP; via the coding sequence ATGATCAAAAGAATCAAACTGCGGACGCTGCTTATAGGGGGAGTTATTACCCTCTTTTTTGCTGTATTGATGGGAAAAGTGTTTTGGATACAGGTCGTTGAGGCGGATTTCTGGCAAGACTATGCGGAAAAGGTATGGTCCAAGAAGAAGACAATACCGGCCAGCCGCGGCAAAATCATCGATCGTAACGGCGATATTCTGGCGGTGGATGCTCCTGCTTACACCGTGGCCATCAATCCCAAACTGATTCATGAGGCGGGAATCCAGGAAGATATCGTGAAGGGGCTTCACGACATACTCGGCAAGAAAGAGGATGAATTGCGCGAACTCGTCAATGCCAAGAACGAAGACGGCGAGTTCTATAGGCAGAGAGAAGTGCGCAGAGAGGGCTGGAAGGTCGATCAGGACGTAAAGGAACAGGTTGAGAAATTAAGAGATGACCTGATGAAAGAGCATGAACTTGAAGATGTAGGCATCATTCTCATTAAGGATCAAAAGCGATATTATCCGAAGAACAGCCTGGCGGCGCATGTGCTCGGTTATGTCAATCGCGAAGGCGAGGCTGTACAGGGCACGGGCATCGAAGCATACTACGATGAGGAGCTGAGAGGCCAGGACGGTTCGCTTGAATATAAGAGCGACGGCCGTGGAATTGAGATCCCCAAGGCTAGCGAAATTTTCACGCCGGCAAAGAATGGAAAGGATTTACAGCTGACGATTGACTATACAATCCAGTATTATATCGAAGAGGCGATGAGGGAAGCTTTCGCCGAACTGAAACCGATCAGCATGACGGTAGTAGCAGTTGATCCGAAAACGATGGAGATTCTGGGCATGGCGAACATGCCAACTTATAATCCCAACGAGTATTGGAAGGGCGTCGACCAGAAGAATTTCTACAACCATGCGATCAAATCAGTCTATGAGCCAGGTTCGACGTTCAAGATTGTAACGCTGGCTGGAGCGGTGCAGGAAGGTATGTTCAATCCGAACGAGAGCTTCATGTCCGGCAGCATTCGCGTACCCGGCCAGACAATTCACGACGTAAAACGGTCGGGCTGGGGAGCGATCTCGTATTTGGAAGGAGTCAAGCGCTCCAGTAACGTTGCTTTTGTCAAACTTGGCTATGAGAAGCTGGGTCCTGATTTGCTAAAAGAGTACGTCGACAATTTCGGCTTCGGCCAAAAGACAGGCATCGAGCTTCCCGGAGAAGCGAAGGGGTTAGTTAGTCCTGTATACCAGGCAGACTATGCCGCCATGTCTTACGGACACGGCCAGCTGCTCGTAACGCCAGTCCAGCAGCTTGTCGCGGTAGCTGCGGTAGCTAATGGCGGCAAATTGATGGAACCGCATATTGTCAAATCCATTACGGATCCTCATACGGGGGAGACCGTGACAACGCAGCCGAAAGTCATCCGCCAAGTCATATCACCGGAGAAGGCGAAGGAAGTTAGCGGATATCTAGAGCAGGTGGTCTCTGATCTAAAGATTGGTACCGGCCGGCATGCTTATATAGACGGGTATCGTATAGCAGGCAAGACGGGAACCGCGGTTAAGGCGGCTAAGGGCGGGTATGATTATACGAAACAAGTCGTTTCCTTCGTGGGTTACGCCCCTGTAGATGATCCCAAGATTGCTATCCTCGTCTTGATCGACGAACCTAGCAATTCCGAGCTTGGCGGCGGTACGGCTGCAGGGCCGATCGTCAAAAAAATACTGAACCAGGTTCTGCAATATATGGGAGTGCCGAAGCAGATCGATAAGGCAGCGAACTCTTCTGTGACCACAACTGGCGCAAAGGCGCCGGAGCTTAGCGGCTTGGGTGTGCAGGAAGCTAAGGATTTACTTGCAGGGAAGGGGATTTCCTATGCGACGCTGGGTAACGGAAGCAAGGTGGTCTCCCAATTTCCGAAAGCCGGGACTCATATGAAGCCTGGCCAGCATATGTACATTCTCACGGAAGAAGGCCAGCATTTGAACATCCCTAATGTGAAGGGGCAATCTTTGCGCGATGCGTTGGAGCTGTTGTCTGTGCTCCAGGTAGCCGTAAGAACCGTAGGCGAAGGGTTTGTCGTTGATCAGCAGGTAACGGAAGTTCAAGGCCAAAGGCAGGTTACGCTTGTGCTGGAGCCTCTTAGCAAGGAGGGTGACCAGGAGGCCGCGGGAGAGGATGCTTCCGGCCAAAACGAGGACGGTGATGATAAGAACGAGACTGATTCAGGGGAATCTGGCGAGCCATCCCCATAG
- the rsmH gene encoding 16S rRNA (cytosine(1402)-N(4))-methyltransferase RsmH, protein MFHHITVLKEEATEGLRIKPNGIYVDCTLGGGGHSSVILSKLGAEGRLIAFDQDDWAHENAKAKLSSYGEQLTLVRSNFRYLQEKLSELDWVPKKDGVPQVDGFLFDLGVSSPQFDEGERGFSYNADAPLDMRMDQTAGLTAREIVNEWPESEIARILYQYGEEKFSRRIARVIAERRAEHPIETTGQLVELIKEGIPAAARRTGGHPAKRSFQALRIAVNDELGAFEDGLHAAIRCAAPGGRVSVITFHSLEDRICKQIFAKFVERCTCPPDFPMCVCGGKGELKLINRKPMVPSEEELADNPRARSAKLRVAEKL, encoded by the coding sequence TTGTTTCATCACATCACAGTGCTTAAAGAAGAAGCGACAGAGGGGCTGCGCATCAAGCCGAATGGTATTTATGTAGATTGTACCTTGGGAGGCGGAGGGCACAGCTCGGTAATTCTGTCCAAGCTTGGAGCGGAAGGCCGGCTGATCGCCTTTGACCAGGATGATTGGGCGCATGAGAATGCCAAAGCCAAATTATCCTCTTATGGAGAGCAGCTAACCTTGGTGCGAAGCAATTTTCGATACTTGCAGGAAAAGCTGTCGGAGCTCGACTGGGTTCCTAAGAAGGACGGCGTGCCTCAGGTTGACGGTTTTTTGTTCGATCTGGGCGTATCATCACCTCAATTCGATGAGGGCGAGCGGGGCTTCAGCTACAATGCGGACGCCCCGCTGGACATGAGAATGGATCAGACGGCCGGCCTGACCGCAAGAGAAATCGTGAATGAATGGCCGGAGAGCGAAATCGCGCGTATTTTATATCAGTATGGTGAAGAGAAATTTTCTAGACGAATTGCCAGAGTCATCGCCGAGAGGCGTGCCGAGCATCCGATCGAGACGACCGGTCAGCTGGTTGAACTCATCAAAGAAGGGATTCCAGCCGCAGCGCGCCGTACTGGTGGACATCCGGCCAAACGAAGTTTCCAGGCATTGCGGATCGCGGTTAACGATGAATTGGGCGCCTTCGAGGACGGATTGCATGCTGCAATTCGTTGCGCAGCGCCGGGCGGCAGAGTGTCGGTCATCACATTTCATTCGCTGGAAGACCGGATTTGCAAGCAAATTTTCGCAAAATTTGTCGAGAGGTGTACTTGCCCTCCGGATTTCCCGATGTGTGTTTGCGGAGGGAAGGGTGAACTCAAACTGATTAACCGGAAGCCGATGGTTCCTTCCGAGGAAGAATTGGCCGATAATCCCCGTGCGCGTTCAGCTAAATTGCGCGTAGCGGAGAAATTGTAA
- the mraZ gene encoding division/cell wall cluster transcriptional repressor MraZ, with amino-acid sequence MFMGEFQHSIDDKGRIIIPAKFRDLLGASFVVTRGLDQCLFVYPMQEWEVLEQKLKALPLMKSDARAFTRFFFSGATECEWDKQGRVNLPANLRQYAKLEKDCVVLGVSNRVEIWSRDTWEQYFQQSEDTFNDIAEKLVDFNFDL; translated from the coding sequence ATGTTTATGGGGGAGTTCCAACATAGCATTGATGACAAAGGCCGGATAATTATACCGGCTAAATTTCGTGATCTCCTCGGAGCCTCTTTCGTAGTGACTCGCGGTTTGGACCAATGCCTTTTTGTGTATCCGATGCAGGAATGGGAAGTGCTGGAGCAGAAGCTGAAGGCCCTCCCTTTAATGAAGTCTGATGCTCGTGCGTTCACCCGCTTTTTTTTCTCGGGAGCGACAGAATGCGAGTGGGACAAACAGGGAAGGGTAAATTTACCGGCAAATTTGCGGCAGTACGCTAAGCTTGAGAAGGATTGCGTTGTACTTGGCGTGTCGAATCGGGTTGAAATTTGGAGCCGTGACACCTGGGAGCAATACTTCCAGCAATCGGAGGACACGTTCAATGACATTGCGGAGAAACTGGTTGATTTTAATTTTGATTTGTAG
- a CDS encoding adenosylhomocysteinase, whose product MTTKAIQNSVITDLKLAPEGHLKIDWVEAHMPVLSRIRKQFEQEQPFKGLKVAISLHLEAKTAYLAKVVQAGGAEVTITGSNPLSTQDDVCAALVEDGVTVFAKYNPDPKEYKELMIRALENKPDLIIDDGGDLVSILHSERPDLLENVRGGAEETTTGILRLKAMDKEGQLKFPMVAVNDAYCKYLFDNRYGTGQSVWDGINRTTNLVVAGKTVVVVGYGWCGKGVAMRAKGLGANVIVTEIDAIKAVEAYMDGFHVMPMIEAAKVGDFFVTVTGNRDVIRGEHYDVMKDGAILSNAGHFDVEVNKPELEERSVSVRTVRRNIEEYQLKDGRKMYVLAEGRLVNLAAGDGHPAEIMDMTFALQALSLKYVNERYKEIGATVVNVPYELDEQVARYKLESLGFGIDRLTEEQRAYLDSWQEH is encoded by the coding sequence TTGACAACAAAAGCGATTCAAAACAGCGTAATTACGGATTTGAAGCTGGCTCCAGAGGGCCATTTGAAAATCGATTGGGTGGAAGCTCATATGCCGGTGCTTAGCCGCATCCGCAAGCAATTTGAGCAGGAGCAGCCATTTAAAGGTTTAAAGGTGGCTATATCTTTGCACCTGGAGGCCAAAACTGCTTATCTGGCGAAAGTGGTGCAAGCGGGCGGAGCTGAGGTTACCATTACGGGCAGCAACCCTCTATCCACGCAGGATGACGTATGCGCGGCGCTTGTCGAGGACGGCGTAACAGTGTTTGCGAAATATAATCCCGATCCGAAGGAATATAAAGAGCTGATGATCCGCGCTTTGGAGAACAAGCCTGATCTGATCATTGACGACGGAGGCGACCTGGTCAGCATTTTGCACTCCGAGCGTCCCGACCTGCTGGAGAACGTTCGCGGCGGCGCTGAAGAAACGACAACCGGTATTTTGCGACTCAAAGCGATGGATAAGGAAGGCCAGCTGAAGTTCCCGATGGTTGCGGTTAATGATGCATACTGCAAATACTTGTTTGACAACCGCTATGGAACAGGCCAATCGGTCTGGGACGGCATTAATCGGACGACGAACCTTGTCGTTGCAGGCAAAACGGTCGTTGTTGTCGGCTACGGCTGGTGCGGCAAAGGGGTCGCCATGCGCGCCAAGGGCCTCGGAGCCAATGTTATCGTAACGGAAATCGACGCGATCAAAGCGGTCGAGGCTTACATGGACGGGTTCCATGTTATGCCGATGATTGAAGCTGCCAAAGTGGGCGATTTCTTCGTAACGGTGACGGGCAACCGCGACGTTATTCGCGGCGAGCACTATGATGTAATGAAAGACGGAGCAATACTGTCCAACGCAGGGCATTTCGATGTTGAGGTCAACAAGCCGGAGCTCGAGGAGCGTTCCGTTTCCGTACGCACCGTAAGACGCAACATCGAGGAATATCAGCTTAAGGATGGACGCAAAATGTACGTTCTGGCCGAAGGCCGTCTGGTGAACCTAGCGGCAGGCGACGGACACCCTGCTGAAATTATGGATATGACCTTTGCTCTGCAAGCCTTGTCCTTGAAATACGTCAATGAGCGCTATAAAGAAATCGGCGCAACTGTCGTTAACGTGCCTTATGAGCTGGATGAGCAGGTTGCCCGCTATAAGCTGGAAAGCCTTGGTTTTGGCATAGACCGTCTAACGGAAGAGCAACGTGCTTATTTGGATAGCTGGCAGGAGCATTAA
- the bshC gene encoding bacillithiol biosynthesis cysteine-adding enzyme BshC: MNVVQEPLQSGQPLAESYLSDYEAVEHLYGGGYPANERSWTARLQWLDQTEHLRAGRKELVSRLREYNERLNPEAAVMSSLSRLEQPGTVVIAGGQQSGLFTGPLLVIYKAATIIKAAERAASLLGRDVVPVFWIAGEDHDWDEVNHTYVLSPSLEVSRIRIPREEGRRGPVSHTTVSEEEWNHAATELERLLPDSEFKADLLQKLRDTLAVSGSLTDAFARLLGTWFGKYGLILLDSADPALRRLEAPMFEAMIRSNDELESAYHAASKEIAAQGFHPQAEVAEGGANLFYVFEGERLLLFKREGRFVDRKGLVSFTPNELLDELHSHPERFSNNVLTRPVMQDYLLPVLGSVLGNGEIAYWALTGKAFELLQLRMPILLPRMSFTVMDDKLQKHMDKYGLTWEDVMDHAVFDRIKAAWLARQDQLRLVEQFEDMKRAFAGMYDPLIGQLGSVEKGLLKLGGANKAKIIEQMDFMQTRVRDALERSNETGLRHFDRIELTLFPQRKPQERVFNIFAYLNRYGFDWIDRLMEVPYDMMGHHRMIYM, from the coding sequence GGGCCGGGCGAAAGGAACTTGTCAGCCGGCTGCGCGAATATAATGAACGGCTTAATCCGGAGGCAGCCGTGATGAGTTCGTTGAGCAGGCTGGAGCAGCCGGGAACTGTCGTTATTGCTGGAGGACAGCAAAGCGGCTTGTTCACGGGGCCCTTGCTTGTCATATACAAAGCCGCAACGATCATTAAAGCGGCTGAGCGGGCGGCTTCCCTGCTAGGGCGGGATGTTGTTCCCGTATTCTGGATTGCCGGAGAGGATCATGACTGGGATGAGGTGAATCATACATATGTGCTCTCGCCAAGTCTTGAGGTAAGCCGTATCCGCATTCCGCGCGAGGAAGGCCGCAGGGGGCCGGTCAGCCATACTACGGTCAGCGAGGAGGAGTGGAACCATGCCGCTACAGAGCTAGAGAGGCTGCTCCCGGATAGCGAATTCAAAGCCGATTTGCTGCAGAAATTGAGGGATACGCTGGCCGTATCCGGTTCATTGACTGATGCGTTTGCAAGGCTGCTCGGCACCTGGTTCGGAAAGTATGGCCTCATCCTGCTGGATTCCGCGGATCCGGCGCTGCGGCGGCTGGAAGCACCGATGTTCGAGGCGATGATCCGGAGCAACGATGAGCTGGAATCCGCATATCATGCGGCCTCCAAAGAGATTGCCGCTCAAGGCTTCCATCCGCAGGCTGAGGTTGCGGAGGGAGGCGCAAATCTTTTCTACGTCTTTGAAGGAGAGCGTTTGCTCTTATTTAAGCGTGAAGGCCGATTTGTTGACCGAAAAGGTTTGGTTTCCTTTACTCCGAATGAACTGCTCGACGAGCTTCATAGCCATCCTGAGCGCTTTAGCAACAATGTGCTGACCCGGCCTGTGATGCAGGATTATTTGCTTCCTGTGCTCGGTTCCGTGCTGGGCAACGGGGAGATTGCATATTGGGCCCTGACGGGCAAGGCGTTTGAGCTGCTGCAGCTGCGGATGCCGATCTTACTGCCGCGAATGTCGTTTACAGTTATGGACGACAAACTGCAAAAGCATATGGACAAATATGGGCTGACATGGGAAGATGTAATGGATCATGCCGTATTTGACAGAATCAAGGCAGCTTGGCTGGCAAGACAGGATCAGCTCCGGCTGGTTGAGCAGTTCGAGGATATGAAGAGAGCCTTCGCTGGTATGTATGATCCGTTGATAGGGCAGCTTGGCAGCGTAGAAAAAGGTCTGCTCAAGCTGGGCGGTGCAAATAAAGCCAAAATCATCGAACAGATGGATTTTATGCAGACGCGCGTTAGGGATGCGCTTGAGAGAAGCAATGAAACGGGCCTGCGCCATTTTGACCGTATTGAACTGACCCTGTTTCCACAGCGCAAGCCACAGGAGCGGGTATTCAATATTTTTGCCTATTTAAATCGCTACGGGTTCGATTGGATTGACCGTCTGATGGAAGTTCCGTATGACATGATGGGGCATCATAGAATGATTTACATGTAA